In the Epinephelus lanceolatus isolate andai-2023 chromosome 6, ASM4190304v1, whole genome shotgun sequence genome, one interval contains:
- the LOC117253760 gene encoding paraneoplastic antigen Ma1 homolog: MAQLQHWCKGEGINPIYAILVKDVPEDTENDFVEETLQSIKALGRVKVRGRMYDPRSQSLTVLCECREEVNTRAIPLDVLPEGCDSPWRIFGPSEEETVFKAEQIRGDAPELPQVSGLSFPLQASTPEAIIRAVGDIMQRTGKPASDNISYRRLRTFSGVLPTPPGEEQLDNWIEQARLMIEECDRPEREKRMKIMESVKGPALEILQAVRFNDPDATPTEYIDVIENTFGTPETGEELYFAFRMLCQQPSERLSAFLRRMERVLNKVVQKGGLQPASADKARLDQLIKGATRSDMMLLNLRLRERRDQPPTFLQLLNEIRTEEEYEASRRKLNPAKSVHVKTVTLPAEAEIRDLRVEIQELKSQLTELTALSIAQSPPPPAPESAVTTEVEASGEDKNIQALKKEVKKLRK; the protein is encoded by the coding sequence ATGGCACAACTACAGCACTGGTGCAAAGGCGAGGGCATTAACCCCATATATGCCATATTGGTCAAGGATGTCCCAGAAGACACAGAGAATGACTTTGTTGAAGAAACCCTGCAGTCCATAAAAGCTCTTGGACGGGTGAAGGTCAGAGGAAGGATGTATGATCCTCGGTCTCAAAGCCTAACTGTCTTATGTGAATGTAGGGAGGAAGTAAACACAAGAGCCATCCCTCTGGATGTGTTACCAGAAGGTTGTGATTCACCATGGAGGATTTTTGGGCCCTCTGAAGAGGAAACTGTATTCAAGGCTGAGCAAATAAGGGGTGATGCACCGGAGCTGCCACAAGTCTCTGGTCTTTCTTTTCCACTCCAAGCGTCCACACCTGAAGCCATTATCAGAGCAGTGGGAGACATAATGCAGAGAACAGGGAAACCTGCTAGTGACAATATCTCATACAGGAGGTTGCGAACTTTCTCTGGTGTCCTCCCAACACCTCCTGGAGAAGAGCAGTTGGATAACTGGATAGAGCAAGCTCGATTGATGATAGAGGAGTGTGACCGACCAGAAAGAGAGAAGCGAATGAAAATAATGGAAAGTGTAAAGGGTCCTGCGCTAGAGATCCTGCAAGCTGTTCGCTTCAACGATCCAGATGCAACGCCTACAGAGTACATTGATGTGATCGAGAACACTTTCGGCACCCCGGAAACAGGTGAAGAGCTCTACTTTGCCTTTAGAATGCTCTGTCAGCAACCAAGTGAGAGGCTTTCAGCATTTCTGAGAAGGATGGAAAGGGTTCTGAACAAGGTGGTCCAAAAGGGAggtttgcaacccgcctccgcAGACAAAGCACGCCTTGACCAACTCATTAAAGGGGCCACAAGGTCTGACATGATGCTCCTAAACCTCAGGCTTAGAGAGCGAAGGGATCAACCACCTACATTTTTGCAGCTGCTGAATGAGATACGTACTGAAGAAGAGTATGAAGCCTCCCGGCGTAAGCTGAACCCAGCCAAATCAGTGCATGTTAAGACTGTAACATTACCAGCAGAAGCAGAAATAAGAGATCTCAGAGTGGAGATACAAGAGTTGAAATCACAACTCACTGAGCTTACAGCTTTGTCTATTGCCCagtctcctccacctcctgcccCGGAATCTGCAGTCACTACTGAGGTGGAAGCCTCAGGAGAAGATAAAAACATTCAAGCATTAAAGAAGGAAGTTAAAAAACTGAGGAAATGA